From one Rhopalosiphum padi isolate XX-2018 chromosome 2, ASM2088224v1, whole genome shotgun sequence genomic stretch:
- the LOC132920862 gene encoding ras-related protein Rab-28-like: MSVNAGDNLLIEKELKIVVLGEPSTGKSCIVSRYCHDDYTRQYIPSCGVEFYLKRTQIQGHNVRINIWDTSGSTNVLLKKYIYNADAIILVYDITDCVSFSAVSTWYNKAISVHYDNVPTFALFSNKCDLEHKRSVAEEKQILFSKEFKIPISQSVSARTGENIMFAWQQLVAECLGLKLSKFDLEQHLVKPVKAEIETTANQYKTMISNQQQNMSSTICVIQ; this comes from the exons atgtCAGTAAATGCgggtgataatttattaattgaaaaagaaTTGAAAATTGTAGTATTAGGAGAACCATCTACAGGAAAG agTTGTATCGTGTCTAGATATTGCCATGATGATTACACAAGACAATATATACCATCATGTGGcgtagaattttatttaaaaagaacaCAAATTCAAGGCCATAATGTCAGAATCAATATTTGGGATACAAGTGGATCAACTAatgtactattaaaaaaatacatttataatgctgat gcaATTATACTTGTGTATGATATAACAGACTGTGTTTCGTTTTCGGCTGTGTCGACATGGTACAATAAAGCAATAAGTGTTCATTATGACAATGTACCAACGTTtgctttattttcaaataaat GTGATTTAGAACATAAAAGATCAGTTGCTGAAGAAAAgcaaatattgttttcaaaagaatttaaaataccaatttCTCAATCAGTATCTGCACGCACTGGTGAAAAT ataatgtTTGCTTGGCAACAGTTAGTGGCTGAATGTTTGGGATTAAAACTTTCGAAGTTTGATTTAGAACAACATTTAGTAAAACCTGTGAAAGCAGAAATTGAAACTACGGCCAATCAGTATAAAACTATGATATCGAA
- the LOC132919770 gene encoding serine/threonine-protein kinase MARK1-like isoform X2 produces MVVPENGTMCDNIMRGIEKNGGGIHLHNRKQKLKQKFDILKKLGEGSCGKVQLGICKETEQLVAIKTIRKRKIETEADLIRIRREIQIMSSVRHPNIIHIYEVFENREKIVLVMEYAAGGELYDYLSEKKVLTEEEARRIFRQVAIAIFYCHKHNICHRDLKLENILLDEQGNAKIADFGLSNVFNHKALLSTYCGSPLYASPEIVTGTPYHGPEVDCWSLGVLLYTLVYGTMPFDGSNFKRLVRQISQGEYYEPKKPSRASPLIGSMMTVNPNARANIHKICSHQWLNEGFSDGNQCLHIAEEMASSTPVRLDLLLSLAPTPKETNNNLGIPLQSNVENDVRSETGPVRSQSLGSISPSRAAVVIPELPVEKKPKKLKKRDRSMSRSKKSSQSDTGENDLETPTSKESSKSIKSNSKSDLPQSPIQSTTNSESDVVKPVERARRRSSRVLEAVEKLDQIESMAKNNFDQKRRSSLGSGSSNSSKKSIESDGSTTRESTKEPQFSLESTVCLNKLAESALNNEPICGGAQSNKNDFKNLPDDLRKSLNAIRIIGDSISDSNTSKVIEPKRKTSRAEIKLAKPELPISSVINNSKLQDNDPIDANYKTEVKHFVQVPKPTRRITEVSFPVAGAIPTAAAPLPPRPVLRQNSQLREHIIPIRFEVEDKPKSKPVQRVSSVTSPKTSSSNLSRQSTVDTDSNSSITSLGEPIRKSPREVIIPIAVEGGGFVTPSNSALSRTNSNSDKGDDDNGTVSGHPRCFTLRSTRRQRPSIRNLQSTESISSDEEDDSFEILTAENLFSTLLSRVRDLTNRLSSDEGRTSDFPRSFFNHHRSIFDHQTPIRRLTETRSFNRSDSAPWRRSFVSTTQDRPSNSSTTVDSSDGV; encoded by the exons ATGGTTGTTCCAGAAAACGGGACTatgtgtgataatattatgcgtgGTATAGAAAAAAATGGTGGTGGTATACATCTGcataatagaaaacaaaaattaaaacaaaa ATTTGATATACTGAAAAAACTAGGAGAAGGATCTTGTGGAAAAGTTCAATTAGGTATTTGTAAAGAAACTGAACAGCTG GTTGCTATCAAAACAATTAGGAAGCGAAAAATTGAGACTGAAGCAGATTTAATACGAATAAGGCGAgaaatacaaattatgtctTCTGTAAGACAtcctaatattattcatatatatgaAG tatttgaaaATCGGGAAAAAATTGTGTTGGTAATGGAATATGCGGCTGGAGGTGAACTTTATGATTACCTCAGTGAGAAGAAAGTTCTTACTGAGGAAGAAGCTAGAAGAATATTTAGACAAGTGGCTATTgctattttttattgtcataag cataatatttGTCATCGTGATCTCAAATTGGAAAACATATTGTTGGACGAACAAGGAAATGCAAAG ATTGCCGATTTTGGTTTGTCAAATGTTTTTAATCACAAAGCACTTTTGTCAACATATTGTGGTAGTCCATTGTATGCATCTCCCGAAATTGTTACTGGTACTCCATACCATGGGCCTGAAGTAGATTGCTG gtCTCTTGGTGTTTTATTATACACTTTAGTGTATGGCACAATGCCATTTGATGGATCAAATTTCAAACGCCTGGTCAGACAGATTTCTCAGGGCGAATACTATGAACCAAAAAAACCATCaa GAGCTTCTCCTTTAATCGGTAGTATGATGACAGTAAATCCTAATGCACGTGctaatatccataaaatatgtTCACACCAGTGGTTAAATGAAGGTTTTTCTGATGGAAATCAATGTTTACACATAGCAGAAGAAATGGCTTCTTCAACTCCAGTTAGATTAGACTTGTTACTTTCTTTAGCACCTACCCCCAAagaaaccaataataatttaggtataccACTTCAAAGTAATGTTGAAAATGATGTACGGTCAGAGACTGGGCCTGTAAGGTCTCAAAGTTTAGGAAGTATATCTCCATCACGTGCTGCTGTTGTAATACCCGAGTTACCTG TGGAGAAAAAAcctaaaaagcttaaaaaaagaGATCGTTCCATGAGTCGCTCTAAAAAATCTAGTCAGTCTGATACAGGTGAAAATGATCTCGAAACTCCAACTTCAAAAGAATCATCTAAATCTATTAAAAGTAATTCAAAGAGTGATTTACCACAGTCTCCAATACAATCTACAACAAATAGTGAATCTGATGTAGTAAAGCCTGTTGAACGAGCTCGACGACGATCTAGTAGAGTTTTAGAAGCCGTAGAAAAATTAGATCAAATTGAATCCAtggcaaaaaataattttgatcaaAAGAGGAGAAGTTCTCTTGGAAGTGGCTCATCAAATAGTTCCAAAAAGAGTATAGAGTCTGATGGGTCTACAACTCGAGAATCAACAAAAGAACCACAATTCAGTTTAGAGTCTAcagtttgtttaaataaattagctGAGTCAGCATTAAATAATGAACCAATTTGTGGAGGAGCacagtcaaataaaaatgattttaaaaatcttcCTGATGATTTAAGAAAAAGCTTAAATGCTATCAgg ATAATTGGAGATTCTATTTCTGACAGCAATACAAGTAAAGTTATTGAACCAAAGAGGAAAACTTCAAGAGCTGAGATAAAATTAGCTAAGCCTga gttaCCAATTAGTAGcgttattaataattctaaactTCAAGATAATGATCCAATAGATGCAAATTACAAAACCGAAGTTAAGCATTTTGTTCAAGTGCCTAAACCAACTAGACGTATCACTGAAGTATCTTTTCCAGTTGCTGGAGCTATTCCAACTGCAGCAGCACCATTACCACCAAG acCGGTTTTGAGACAAAACAGTCAACTTCGTGAACACATCATACCTATACGGTTTGAAGTAGAAGATAAACCAAAATCAAAACCAGTTCAAAGAGTTTCATCTGTTACAAGTCCCAAGACTAGTAGCAGTAACTTGTCACGACAAAGCACTGTAGACACAGATAGTAATAGCAGTATTACAAGCTTAGGAGAGCCAATAAGAAAATCTCCCCGTGAAGTTATCATACCCATTGCGGTTGAAGGTGGAGGTTTTGTTACGCCTAGTAATAGTGCGCTTTCTAGAACAAA ttcAAATAGTGATAAGGGTGATGATGATAATGGTACTGTTAGTGGTCACCCTAGATGTTTCACACTGCGTAGCACACGCAGACAAAGACCATCTATAAGAAATTTACAATCGACTGAAAGTATAAGTTCAGACGAAGAAGACGacagttttgaaattttaactgCTGAGAATTTATTCTCTACATTATTATCCAGA GTACGTGACTTAACAAATAGATTGAGCAGTGATGAAGGAAGAACATCTGACTTCCCAAGATCATTTTTCAATCACCATCGTTCTATATTTGATCACCAAACACCAAT tcgTCGTTTAACTGAAACTCGATCATTTAATCGGTCTGACAGTGCTCCATGGAGAAGAAGTTTTGTTTCTACCACTCAAGATCGTCCTTCTAACTCTTCTACTACAG TTGACAGCAGCGATGGTGTTTGA
- the LOC132919770 gene encoding probable serine/threonine-protein kinase MARK-A isoform X1: MVVPENGTMCDNIMRGIEKNGGGIHLHNRKQKLKQKFDILKKLGEGSCGKVQLGICKETEQLVAIKTIRKRKIETEADLIRIRREIQIMSSVRHPNIIHIYEVFENREKIVLVMEYAAGGELYDYLSEKKVLTEEEARRIFRQVAIAIFYCHKHNICHRDLKLENILLDEQGNAKIADFGLSNVFNHKALLSTYCGSPLYASPEIVTGTPYHGPEVDCWSLGVLLYTLVYGTMPFDGSNFKRLVRQISQGEYYEPKKPSRASPLIGSMMTVNPNARANIHKICSHQWLNEGFSDGNQCLHIAEEMASSTPVRLDLLLSLAPTPKETNNNLGIPLQSNVENDVRSETGPVRSQSLGSISPSRAAVVIPELPVEKKPKKLKKRDRSMSRSKKSSQSDTGENDLETPTSKESSKSIKSNSKSDLPQSPIQSTTNSESDVVKPVERARRRSSRVLEAVEKLDQIESMAKNNFDQKRRSSLGSGSSNSSKKSIESDGSTTRESTKEPQFSLESTVCLNKLAESALNNEPICGGAQSNKNDFKNLPDDLRKSLNAIRIIGDSISDSNTSKVIEPKRKTSRAEIKLAKPELPISSVINNSKLQDNDPIDANYKTEVKHFVQVPKPTRRITEVSFPVAGAIPTAAAPLPPRPVLRQNSQLREHIIPIRFEVEDKPKSKPVQRVSSVTSPKTSSSNLSRQSTVDTDSNSSITSLGEPIRKSPREVIIPIAVEGGGFVTPSNSALSRTNSNSDKGDDDNGTVSGHPRCFTLRSTRRQRPSIRNLQSTESISSDEEDDSFEILTAENLFSTLLSRVRDLTNRLSSDEGRTSDFPRSFFNHHRSIFDHQTPIRRLTETRSFNRSDSAPWRRSFVSTTQDRPSNSSTTELLRNADKTTNIQKPPVYKHILPRVQETTTNNDFLNYRDNVIATKLPMTSPPKQISQSSMYNMHSDPIKERQSRVDQILEKYRRQPSNSCSRQFSRSFSCNASTETAPSTENNLLLQTTMIAESGTKEESTKNSGPRSVSPYALFDRSDMTSATTTATRQDCIKANADNSLLSKSYSMKSLSEYRTRTLGSTSLPVDQRSISKFNSSCINNDEDPPSSSSSSSTTATTSSKSLVPKGDNNHYYHHGSPALLDWTVGNCSEETVSDRIKRRSYYVKLK; encoded by the exons ATGGTTGTTCCAGAAAACGGGACTatgtgtgataatattatgcgtgGTATAGAAAAAAATGGTGGTGGTATACATCTGcataatagaaaacaaaaattaaaacaaaa ATTTGATATACTGAAAAAACTAGGAGAAGGATCTTGTGGAAAAGTTCAATTAGGTATTTGTAAAGAAACTGAACAGCTG GTTGCTATCAAAACAATTAGGAAGCGAAAAATTGAGACTGAAGCAGATTTAATACGAATAAGGCGAgaaatacaaattatgtctTCTGTAAGACAtcctaatattattcatatatatgaAG tatttgaaaATCGGGAAAAAATTGTGTTGGTAATGGAATATGCGGCTGGAGGTGAACTTTATGATTACCTCAGTGAGAAGAAAGTTCTTACTGAGGAAGAAGCTAGAAGAATATTTAGACAAGTGGCTATTgctattttttattgtcataag cataatatttGTCATCGTGATCTCAAATTGGAAAACATATTGTTGGACGAACAAGGAAATGCAAAG ATTGCCGATTTTGGTTTGTCAAATGTTTTTAATCACAAAGCACTTTTGTCAACATATTGTGGTAGTCCATTGTATGCATCTCCCGAAATTGTTACTGGTACTCCATACCATGGGCCTGAAGTAGATTGCTG gtCTCTTGGTGTTTTATTATACACTTTAGTGTATGGCACAATGCCATTTGATGGATCAAATTTCAAACGCCTGGTCAGACAGATTTCTCAGGGCGAATACTATGAACCAAAAAAACCATCaa GAGCTTCTCCTTTAATCGGTAGTATGATGACAGTAAATCCTAATGCACGTGctaatatccataaaatatgtTCACACCAGTGGTTAAATGAAGGTTTTTCTGATGGAAATCAATGTTTACACATAGCAGAAGAAATGGCTTCTTCAACTCCAGTTAGATTAGACTTGTTACTTTCTTTAGCACCTACCCCCAAagaaaccaataataatttaggtataccACTTCAAAGTAATGTTGAAAATGATGTACGGTCAGAGACTGGGCCTGTAAGGTCTCAAAGTTTAGGAAGTATATCTCCATCACGTGCTGCTGTTGTAATACCCGAGTTACCTG TGGAGAAAAAAcctaaaaagcttaaaaaaagaGATCGTTCCATGAGTCGCTCTAAAAAATCTAGTCAGTCTGATACAGGTGAAAATGATCTCGAAACTCCAACTTCAAAAGAATCATCTAAATCTATTAAAAGTAATTCAAAGAGTGATTTACCACAGTCTCCAATACAATCTACAACAAATAGTGAATCTGATGTAGTAAAGCCTGTTGAACGAGCTCGACGACGATCTAGTAGAGTTTTAGAAGCCGTAGAAAAATTAGATCAAATTGAATCCAtggcaaaaaataattttgatcaaAAGAGGAGAAGTTCTCTTGGAAGTGGCTCATCAAATAGTTCCAAAAAGAGTATAGAGTCTGATGGGTCTACAACTCGAGAATCAACAAAAGAACCACAATTCAGTTTAGAGTCTAcagtttgtttaaataaattagctGAGTCAGCATTAAATAATGAACCAATTTGTGGAGGAGCacagtcaaataaaaatgattttaaaaatcttcCTGATGATTTAAGAAAAAGCTTAAATGCTATCAgg ATAATTGGAGATTCTATTTCTGACAGCAATACAAGTAAAGTTATTGAACCAAAGAGGAAAACTTCAAGAGCTGAGATAAAATTAGCTAAGCCTga gttaCCAATTAGTAGcgttattaataattctaaactTCAAGATAATGATCCAATAGATGCAAATTACAAAACCGAAGTTAAGCATTTTGTTCAAGTGCCTAAACCAACTAGACGTATCACTGAAGTATCTTTTCCAGTTGCTGGAGCTATTCCAACTGCAGCAGCACCATTACCACCAAG acCGGTTTTGAGACAAAACAGTCAACTTCGTGAACACATCATACCTATACGGTTTGAAGTAGAAGATAAACCAAAATCAAAACCAGTTCAAAGAGTTTCATCTGTTACAAGTCCCAAGACTAGTAGCAGTAACTTGTCACGACAAAGCACTGTAGACACAGATAGTAATAGCAGTATTACAAGCTTAGGAGAGCCAATAAGAAAATCTCCCCGTGAAGTTATCATACCCATTGCGGTTGAAGGTGGAGGTTTTGTTACGCCTAGTAATAGTGCGCTTTCTAGAACAAA ttcAAATAGTGATAAGGGTGATGATGATAATGGTACTGTTAGTGGTCACCCTAGATGTTTCACACTGCGTAGCACACGCAGACAAAGACCATCTATAAGAAATTTACAATCGACTGAAAGTATAAGTTCAGACGAAGAAGACGacagttttgaaattttaactgCTGAGAATTTATTCTCTACATTATTATCCAGA GTACGTGACTTAACAAATAGATTGAGCAGTGATGAAGGAAGAACATCTGACTTCCCAAGATCATTTTTCAATCACCATCGTTCTATATTTGATCACCAAACACCAAT tcgTCGTTTAACTGAAACTCGATCATTTAATCGGTCTGACAGTGCTCCATGGAGAAGAAGTTTTGTTTCTACCACTCAAGATCGTCCTTCTAACTCTTCTACTACAG AACTGCTTAGAAATGCTGATAAAACGACTAATATTCAGAAACCACCGGTGTACAAACACATTCTACCACGTGTTCAGGAAACAACGACTAATAATGATTTCTTAAACTATCGCGACAATGTTATAGCAACAAAACTACCAATGACATCACCTCCAAAACAAATAAGCCAGtcatctatgtataatatgcactCCGACCCTATCAAGGAACGTCAGTCTCGTGTGGATCAAATTTTGGAGAAATACCGTCGCCAACCATCTAACTCTTGTTCCAGGCAATTTTCAAGATCGTTTAGCTGCAACGCCTCTACTGAAACTGCACCATCGACTGAAAATAACTTGTTGCTGCAAACAACAATGATAGCAGAATCTGGTACCAAAGAGGAGAGTACAAAAAATTCAGGGCCTCGTAGTGTTAGTCCATATGCACTTTTTGATCGTTCAGATATGACCTCAGCTACAACTACTGCTACCCGCCAAGACTGCATCAAAGCCAACGCTGATAACAGCCTTTTGTCTAAATCATATTCAATGAAAAGCTTGAGTGAATATCGAACTCGAACTTTGGGTAGCACATCGTTGCCTGTTGATCAGAGATCGATATCAAAATTTAACAGTTCATGCATTAATAATGACGAAGACCCACcttcgtcatcatcatcatcatccaCTACTGCTACCACTTCTTCTAAGAGTTTGGTCCCAAAAGGagacaataatcattattatcatcatgGTTCTCCGGCCTTACTGGACTGGACAGTTGGAAATTGTAGTGAAGAAACGGTCAGCGATCGAATCAAGCGTCGCAGTTATTATGTTAAActcaaatag